The sequence below is a genomic window from Candidatus Palauibacter australiensis.
TCTCACTGACGGGGGCGCTCGTCGGCTGGGTGCGAGGCCTGATCTATTCGGACTCGGACAACGCGACGCCGGTCTTCGTCTTTTTCGGGACGTGGGTGCTGCGGTTTGCGGTCACGGTCTTCGTCGTCGGAGATTCGTCGGCAGGCGCCCTGCTCGTCCACGGCGCCGGATCGGCCGCCTTGACCACGGCGGTGTGCTGGGTGGCGGCGAGGCTGGTTTCGGCAGCCACGAGGTGAAGGGGAGGATGTGAAGGGCGACAACGAACACCGCTCGATCCGGAGACAGCGAGGCCGCTGGGCGGCGGGTGCGATCTTCTTCTGCCTCTCGATCGTCGCCGCCGGGTTCATCAATCTCCAGATCTTCAGCACCGAGCTGTACACGTTCCTTTCGAGCGAGAACCGGCTGAGGACCATCACCGTGCCGGCCCCGCGCGGGACCATCTACGACCGGTATGGACGGGCCATCGCGGACAACGTGCCGGGGTACGACGTGTCGATGCTTCCCGGGCCCCGCGACTCCATCTCGGCTGGCCTCGACCGCCTCGCGGAGCGGCTGGACCTGTCGCCCGAGCGCCGAGCCGCACTGCTGTCGCGCAACCGCGAACGTCCCGGCGAGGCTCTGGTCGTGCGCGAGAACGCGAACTTCGAGCAGGTCGCGTTCATCGAGGAGCGTCGGCCCCGGTTTCGGCGCGTCGTCGTGGATCAGAGGCCGCGCCGGCGCTACCCGGCGGGACCCGCCGTCGCGCACATGATCGGATACGTGGGGGAGATCAGCCCGGAGGAACTCGCTCGATCCGAGTATGCGGACTACGAATCCGGACAGTCGATCGGGAAGACGGGGCTGGAGCAGCAGTACGAGCACAGGCTCGCCGGGCGGCACGGGATCCGCTACACGGAAGTGAACGCCCTGGGCACGATCGTGCGGGATCTCGGGGTGGCGCAGGCGCAGGCTCCGGTGCCCGGAGACGACCTGCATCTCGGCATTGATCTCGACCTGCAGGTGTATGCGGACTCGGTGTTTCCGGAAGGGATGCGGGGCGGCGTCGTGGCGCTGGACCCGGTGACCGGAGAGGTGCTCCTGCTCTACAGCCACCCCACATTCGACCCCAACGCATTCATCGGCGGCATCCCCCTGGATCGGTGGAATTCCCTTCGCGAACATCCGGACCAGCCGCTGCTGGACCGGGTTTCCAACGCTTCCTACCCGCCGGGATCGACGTGGAAGCTCGTCATGTCCTCCATCGGGATGAAGACGGCCGACCTCACGATCGATACCTACCACACGCACGCATGCACCGGCAGGCTCGCGTACCACACGCGCTACTTCCACTGCTGGCTGTCGCGGGGACACGGGCGCCTGAACCTCTCCGAGGCGATCAAGCATTCGTGCAACGTCTGGTTCTACCAGGCGGGGCAGCGGATCGGTCTCGACCCGCTCCTCGCGGGGGTCGGCGAGTTCGGCTTCGGTCGCACGACGGGGATCGACCTCCCGTCCGAGAGACCGGGCCTCTTCCCCGACTCCCGACAGTGGTACGACGAGCGGTTTGGGCCCGGAGGATGGACCGAAGCCGTCGTGTGGAACCTCTCGATCGGGCAGGGGGAAAACGCGCAGACGTTGCTGGCGATGGCCCAGTTCTACGCGGCGCTGGCGACGGGCAGGGCGCCCGTCAAACCTCACCTCGTGCGGGATGAGACGCTGGCACAGCAGCGCGCGGACTGGGCGTTCGATCTCCCCGAAGTGCAGCGGCGCCAACTCGTCGACGCACTGGCGCGTGTCGTGAATGAGCCCGGGGGCACCGCGTACGGCAGCCGCCTGGCCCGCTGGACGCTGGCCGGCAAGACCGGCACGGCCCAGAATCCGCACGGCGAGCCCCATTCCTGGTTCGTGGGGTTCGCGCCCGCCTACGACCCCCGCATCGTGATCGCGGCGATCGTGGAGCACGGGCACCCGGACGGGGCCCCGTCGCTGGCGGTGCCTCTCGCGTCCGGGATTGTGGACCGCCACCTCGAAACGCTCGGTATGCCGCCGGAGGAAACGCCCGGCGTCCGTCCGCTGGAAGCGCTTCCGGTGCCGGCGGGCGGATGATCGACCGCCTGCGGATCCCCGGAGTGGGAGATCCCGTGCTGCTCGGGCTGGTGCTGTTCATGACCGGGCTCGGGATCGCGATGATCTACTCGGCCGGGCAGGTCGACGTGCAGTCGCTGGCC
It includes:
- the mreD gene encoding rod shape-determining protein MreD, whose amino-acid sequence is MSPAGRWFVAALLLVLHFALHPLWSRWPIAPDLVAGGLILSSLQLRWGRAAGFGCVIGLLEASISLGPMGLTMLLFSLTGALVGWVRGLIYSDSDNATPVFVFFGTWVLRFAVTVFVVGDSSAGALLVHGAGSAALTTAVCWVAARLVSAATR
- the mrdA gene encoding penicillin-binding protein 2; this translates as MKGDNEHRSIRRQRGRWAAGAIFFCLSIVAAGFINLQIFSTELYTFLSSENRLRTITVPAPRGTIYDRYGRAIADNVPGYDVSMLPGPRDSISAGLDRLAERLDLSPERRAALLSRNRERPGEALVVRENANFEQVAFIEERRPRFRRVVVDQRPRRRYPAGPAVAHMIGYVGEISPEELARSEYADYESGQSIGKTGLEQQYEHRLAGRHGIRYTEVNALGTIVRDLGVAQAQAPVPGDDLHLGIDLDLQVYADSVFPEGMRGGVVALDPVTGEVLLLYSHPTFDPNAFIGGIPLDRWNSLREHPDQPLLDRVSNASYPPGSTWKLVMSSIGMKTADLTIDTYHTHACTGRLAYHTRYFHCWLSRGHGRLNLSEAIKHSCNVWFYQAGQRIGLDPLLAGVGEFGFGRTTGIDLPSERPGLFPDSRQWYDERFGPGGWTEAVVWNLSIGQGENAQTLLAMAQFYAALATGRAPVKPHLVRDETLAQQRADWAFDLPEVQRRQLVDALARVVNEPGGTAYGSRLARWTLAGKTGTAQNPHGEPHSWFVGFAPAYDPRIVIAAIVEHGHPDGAPSLAVPLASGIVDRHLETLGMPPEETPGVRPLEALPVPAGG